One window of Helicobacter winghamensis ATCC BAA-430 genomic DNA carries:
- a CDS encoding DUF448 domain-containing protein has protein sequence MSSPVRMCVVCRGRFPQESLLRLQYQNSKLQVFQGFGRSFYVCRNCQEAPKLSDHITRICKLDKKHKEIIKTALKEIFLYG, from the coding sequence ATGTCTAGTCCGGTTAGAATGTGCGTTGTGTGTAGGGGGAGGTTTCCACAAGAATCTTTGCTACGCTTGCAATATCAAAATTCTAAATTGCAAGTATTTCAAGGCTTTGGCAGAAGCTTTTATGTGTGTAGAAACTGCCAAGAAGCTCCAAAATTAAGCGATCACATCACAAGAATTTGCAAATTGGATAAGAAACACAAAGAGATAATTAAAACCGCATTAAAGGAGATTTTTTTATATGGATAA